One stretch of Lacrimispora sphenoides DNA includes these proteins:
- a CDS encoding phosphate ABC transporter substrate-binding protein, which produces MKKNIIKTLALAGMAVLTMGTLAGCGSNNAETQAPDTKTEAGTTSGTTANETTAKEDTASNLKGSISMVGSTSMEKFATALSEVFMEKYPSVTVQAEFVGSGAGIEAVTNGSADIGNSSRNLKDEEKAKGVAENIVAIDGIAVVSDPANTVDNLTKDQLINIYNGTTTNWKELGGADQPIVVIGREAGSGTRTAFEELLKLEDACKYSNELDSTGAVMAKAASTPGSIGYVSLDVLDDSVKTMKLESIDPTPENIKAGSYFLSRPFVMATKGEISEQSDLVKALFDYIYSDEGKDLVKAVGLIPAN; this is translated from the coding sequence ATGAAAAAAAATATTATTAAGACTCTTGCATTAGCTGGAATGGCAGTTCTTACAATGGGAACTTTAGCTGGCTGCGGCAGCAATAATGCTGAGACACAGGCTCCTGATACCAAAACCGAGGCTGGCACTACAAGTGGGACAACCGCTAATGAGACAACCGCTAAAGAAGATACGGCTTCTAATTTAAAGGGTTCTATCAGCATGGTTGGTTCTACCTCTATGGAGAAATTCGCAACCGCTTTAAGTGAAGTTTTTATGGAAAAATATCCGAGCGTTACCGTACAGGCCGAATTTGTAGGTTCTGGCGCAGGAATCGAAGCAGTTACCAATGGTTCTGCGGATATCGGTAACTCTTCCCGTAATTTAAAGGATGAAGAAAAAGCAAAAGGTGTTGCTGAAAATATCGTTGCAATCGACGGTATCGCCGTTGTCTCTGATCCGGCCAATACCGTTGACAATTTAACAAAAGACCAGCTGATCAACATTTACAACGGAACAACTACCAACTGGAAGGAATTAGGCGGAGCCGATCAGCCAATCGTTGTGATTGGACGTGAGGCAGGTTCCGGTACAAGAACTGCTTTTGAAGAACTGTTAAAGCTGGAAGACGCATGCAAATACAGCAATGAGCTGGACAGCACCGGCGCAGTCATGGCAAAGGCCGCTTCCACTCCAGGCTCCATTGGCTATGTTTCCTTAGACGTTCTTGATGATTCCGTTAAGACCATGAAGCTGGAAAGTATAGATCCAACTCCAGAAAACATCAAGGCAGGTTCCTACTTCTTAAGCCGTCCATTCGTTATGGCTACCAAAGGAGAGATATCTGAGCAGAGCGATCTGGTGAAGGCATTGTTTGACTATATCTATTCTGATGAAGGAAAAGATTTAGTAAAAGCCGTTGGATTAATCCCAGCAAACTAA
- the pstC gene encoding phosphate ABC transporter permease subunit PstC yields MRPKSYSIFGGHGSKSGVEHAAEVIFTVCGFFAVLAVASITLYMIISGTPALFKVGILDILFGTIWMPAAASPSFGILYVILTSIIGTALAILIGVPIGVMTAVFLAEVAPERLTKIVRPAVELLAGIPSVIYGLLGILILNPLMYKIESKIFAGSTTHQFTGGANLISAVLVLALMILPTVINISESALRAVPQHLRSASLALGATKIQTIFSAVLPAAKSGIITAIVLGTGRAIGEAMAISLVSGSSVNIPLPFNSVRFLTTAIVSEMSYSAGLHKQVLFTIGLVLFAFIMLINISLNNLLKKGEESHDK; encoded by the coding sequence ATGCGACCAAAGTCTTATTCCATATTTGGTGGCCACGGAAGTAAATCAGGTGTTGAGCATGCTGCAGAAGTAATCTTTACTGTCTGTGGCTTCTTTGCCGTTTTGGCTGTGGCTTCTATCACTCTGTACATGATCATAAGCGGTACGCCGGCACTTTTTAAGGTGGGAATTCTGGATATTCTGTTCGGAACCATCTGGATGCCGGCAGCCGCTTCACCAAGCTTTGGTATCCTTTATGTCATTCTGACCTCTATCATAGGAACTGCTCTGGCAATCCTGATCGGCGTTCCCATTGGCGTTATGACTGCTGTTTTCCTGGCTGAAGTAGCCCCTGAAAGGCTAACCAAAATCGTGCGCCCGGCAGTAGAGCTGTTAGCCGGTATTCCTTCTGTTATTTATGGTTTGCTTGGTATCTTGATTTTAAACCCTTTAATGTATAAAATAGAGTCAAAAATATTTGCAGGATCCACCACCCACCAGTTTACCGGAGGCGCGAATCTGATCTCCGCTGTTTTAGTGCTGGCCTTAATGATTCTTCCTACGGTTATCAACATCAGCGAATCAGCGCTCCGTGCTGTTCCGCAGCACCTTAGGAGTGCCTCTCTGGCTCTTGGAGCTACCAAGATCCAGACGATTTTTAGTGCGGTCCTTCCGGCAGCAAAGTCCGGTATCATTACCGCAATTGTCCTTGGAACAGGCCGGGCCATCGGTGAAGCAATGGCCATCAGCCTGGTGTCCGGAAGTTCGGTAAATATACCTCTTCCCTTTAATTCGGTCCGTTTCCTTACTACTGCGATCGTATCAGAGATGTCTTATTCCGCCGGGCTCCACAAACAGGTGCTTTTTACCATAGGTCTTGTCCTGTTTGCTTTTATCATGCTCATTAACATTAGCCTTAACAATCTGTTAAAGAAAGGAGAGGAAAGCCATGACAAATGA
- the pstA gene encoding phosphate ABC transporter permease PstA, protein MTNDIVIPVQKESAVTHSIYNRKNRISDSFLTVLIYLCASISIMVLIGIMGYVFVRGVPEISLEFLTTVPSTIKGTFGIVGNIVNTLYVVVITLLIATPLGVGAAIYLNEYAKGGRAVRIIEFTTETLAGIPSIIFGLFGYVFFGNTLGLGYSILTGALTLSIMVLPLITRTTQEALKTVPESYRSGALGIGATKWYMIRTILLPSAMPGIVTGIILAIGRIVGESAALLFTAGSGYLLPKDFFGKIFESGGTLTIQLYLCMQKAKYGQAFGIAVVLLVIVLAINGLAKYLSHKFNTEVKES, encoded by the coding sequence ATGACAAATGATATTGTTATTCCTGTTCAAAAAGAATCTGCAGTAACACATAGCATTTATAACCGAAAAAACCGGATCTCCGATTCTTTCTTAACGGTTCTTATTTACTTATGCGCTTCCATCTCCATTATGGTCCTGATCGGAATCATGGGCTATGTGTTTGTTCGCGGTGTTCCCGAAATCAGCCTGGAATTTCTGACCACTGTACCAAGTACCATTAAAGGAACCTTTGGTATCGTCGGAAATATTGTTAACACCTTATATGTCGTTGTCATTACCCTGTTAATCGCCACTCCCCTGGGCGTTGGTGCAGCCATTTACCTAAATGAATATGCAAAGGGCGGAAGGGCGGTACGAATCATCGAATTCACCACAGAAACCCTGGCAGGTATCCCCTCCATTATCTTCGGACTCTTTGGTTATGTATTTTTCGGGAACACCCTGGGCCTTGGCTATTCCATCCTCACCGGTGCATTAACCTTATCCATCATGGTTCTTCCCCTTATTACAAGAACCACTCAGGAAGCCTTAAAAACCGTTCCGGAAAGCTACCGCTCTGGTGCCCTGGGCATCGGTGCAACCAAATGGTACATGATCCGGACTATCCTGCTTCCCAGCGCCATGCCAGGCATTGTGACAGGAATCATCCTGGCCATCGGCCGTATCGTGGGAGAGTCCGCTGCCCTTCTCTTTACGGCAGGAAGCGGCTACCTCCTTCCAAAGGACTTCTTCGGGAAAATATTTGAATCGGGCGGTACCCTGACAATTCAGTTGTACTTATGCATGCAAAAGGCCAAATACGGCCAGGCCTTCGGAATTGCCGTTGTCCTTCTGGTCATCGTACTGGCAATAAACGGACTTGCAAAATATCTGTCTCATAAATTCAATACGGAGGTCAAAGAATCGTGA
- the pstB gene encoding phosphate ABC transporter ATP-binding protein PstB, which produces MNTNTVKISTNHLNLYYGTNHALKDVSLNLFTNKITAFIGPSGCGKSTFLKTLNRMNDLVPSVKIEGEVLLDEENIYDPRVDTTLLRKKIGMVFQQPNPFPMSIYDNVAYGPRIHGIKNKSELDDIVERSLKGAALWDEVSDRLKKSALGLSGGQQQRLCIARALAVEPEVLLMDEPTSALDPISTLKIEDLMDELKEKYTVAIVTHNMQQATRIADNTAFFLVGEVVEYAPTTELFTAPKDKRTEDYITGRFG; this is translated from the coding sequence GTGAATACCAATACAGTAAAAATTTCAACCAACCATTTAAATCTATATTACGGAACCAATCACGCTCTAAAGGATGTAAGCTTAAATCTCTTCACAAATAAAATTACGGCCTTTATCGGCCCTTCCGGATGTGGAAAATCTACCTTCTTAAAAACATTAAACCGAATGAACGACCTGGTTCCGAGCGTAAAAATAGAAGGGGAGGTTCTTTTAGATGAAGAAAACATCTATGATCCGCGGGTCGACACCACTCTTTTACGCAAAAAAATCGGCATGGTATTTCAGCAGCCAAACCCGTTTCCAATGAGTATCTATGACAATGTAGCCTACGGTCCAAGAATCCATGGTATAAAGAATAAATCTGAACTTGACGATATAGTGGAAAGAAGCTTAAAAGGGGCCGCTCTCTGGGATGAGGTGTCTGATCGTTTAAAAAAATCAGCCCTAGGACTATCCGGCGGCCAGCAGCAGCGCCTTTGCATCGCCCGCGCCCTGGCAGTAGAGCCGGAGGTACTGCTTATGGATGAGCCCACCTCGGCCTTAGACCCTATCTCAACTCTGAAAATCGAAGACCTGATGGATGAGCTGAAAGAAAAGTATACGGTTGCAATCGTTACCCACAACATGCAGCAGGCAACCCGAATCGCAGATAATACCGCCTTTTTCCTTGTAGGAGAGGTGGTGGAATACGCTCCCACAACCGAGCTGTTTACTGCCCCTAAGGATAAAAGAACCGAAGACTATATCACAGGACGCTTCGGCTGA
- the phoU gene encoding phosphate signaling complex protein PhoU codes for MTTRVNYEHELSLLNHDIKEMGRMVETSIEQCFVAFEDQDFEKAEDIIKGDRTINDLERSIEARCLSIILRQQPVAGDLRVVSSALKVVTDLERIGDHASDIAELILRIKGEHVYHVVRHIPSMASAAREMVRCSIEAFINQDLETAKQIEKQDDVVDELFDKVKNDVVDLLKHSNEHIDQCIDLLMVAKYLERIGDHAVNVCEWTEFSKTGALKNVRIL; via the coding sequence ATGACAACGAGAGTTAATTATGAGCATGAGTTAAGCCTCTTAAACCATGACATAAAAGAAATGGGGCGAATGGTTGAAACCTCCATCGAACAGTGCTTTGTGGCATTTGAAGACCAGGATTTTGAAAAAGCGGAGGATATCATAAAAGGAGACCGTACCATCAACGACCTAGAGCGTTCCATCGAGGCCCGCTGTCTCTCCATCATCTTACGCCAGCAGCCTGTTGCCGGAGACTTAAGAGTAGTTTCCAGCGCCCTAAAGGTAGTTACGGACTTAGAGCGTATCGGCGATCACGCTTCCGACATCGCCGAACTCATCCTACGCATAAAAGGCGAACACGTTTACCATGTAGTCCGCCACATCCCATCCATGGCTTCCGCCGCCCGCGAAATGGTCCGCTGCTCCATCGAAGCCTTTATCAACCAGGATTTAGAGACTGCAAAGCAGATCGAGAAGCAGGATGATGTGGTTGATGAATTATTCGATAAGGTGAAGAATGATGTAGTTGATTTGTTAAAGCATTCCAATGAGCATATCGATCAGTGCATTGATTTGTTAATGGTTGCGAAATATTTAGAGCGCATTGGGGATCACGCCGTAAATGTTTGTGAATGGACAGAGTTTTCAAAAACCGGAGCTTTGAAAAATGTACGGATATTGTAA
- the nagA gene encoding N-acetylglucosamine-6-phosphate deacetylase, translating into MIIQSRRVWIAGQFIPAQLQVEDEKIKAVLDYGEMAADQDYGDDRIVPGFIDIHTHGAYGYDTNDGEPEGLREWMRRIPEEGVTSILPTTVTQMPDVLTKAVTNVAAVVEGGYEGAEILGIHFEGPYLDMKYKGAQPPEAIATASVEQFKEYQEAAKGLIKYITLAPEHDEGFTLTRYCKDTGVVVSMGHSSATYEQALMGIANGATSMTHVYNGMTPYHHRNPGLVGAAFRVRDIYGEIICDGCHSHLAALNNYYAIKGRDHAIMITDSLCPKHCPVGMDFQLGGHSIEIRENGLAYLKGTDTISGSTLKSNMGLKILVEEAMVPFDSALNSCTINPAKCLGVDDRKGRLVAGYDADFVVLRDDYDVVQTYCRGEAML; encoded by the coding sequence ATGATAATACAGAGCAGACGGGTCTGGATCGCTGGACAGTTCATCCCGGCACAGCTTCAGGTGGAAGATGAAAAAATCAAGGCAGTCCTTGATTATGGTGAGATGGCGGCAGATCAGGATTACGGGGATGACAGGATTGTTCCGGGATTTATTGATATTCATACCCATGGAGCTTATGGTTATGATACCAACGATGGAGAACCGGAAGGATTGCGGGAATGGATGAGACGGATACCGGAGGAGGGAGTGACTTCTATCCTTCCGACTACTGTGACCCAGATGCCGGATGTGCTGACAAAGGCAGTTACAAATGTGGCAGCTGTTGTGGAAGGCGGATATGAAGGGGCAGAGATTCTTGGAATTCATTTTGAAGGGCCTTATCTGGATATGAAGTATAAGGGAGCCCAGCCGCCGGAGGCAATCGCTACTGCTTCTGTTGAGCAGTTTAAAGAGTATCAGGAAGCGGCTAAGGGTTTGATTAAATATATTACGCTTGCACCGGAGCATGATGAGGGATTCACCCTGACAAGGTATTGTAAGGATACCGGAGTGGTGGTCAGCATGGGACATTCGTCCGCTACCTATGAGCAGGCGCTTATGGGGATCGCAAATGGGGCGACTTCTATGACTCATGTGTATAATGGCATGACACCTTATCATCACAGGAATCCGGGGCTGGTAGGAGCTGCGTTCAGGGTGAGGGATATTTATGGCGAAATCATTTGTGATGGGTGCCATTCTCATTTGGCGGCGCTTAATAATTATTATGCGATAAAGGGAAGGGATCATGCGATTATGATTACGGATTCTCTTTGTCCAAAGCATTGCCCTGTTGGAATGGATTTTCAGCTGGGAGGGCATAGCATTGAGATTAGGGAGAACGGCCTTGCTTATTTGAAAGGGACGGATACGATCTCTGGTAGTACGCTTAAGTCGAATATGGGGTTAAAGATTCTGGTGGAAGAGGCTATGGTGCCTTTTGATTCGGCACTGAATTCCTGTACGATTAATCCGGCTAAGTGTCTGGGCGTTGATGATAGGAAGGGTAGACTCGTTGCGGGTTATGATGCGGATTTTGTTGTTCTTCGGGATGACTATGATGTGGTTCAGACTTATTGTCGAGGTGAAGCGATGTTGTAG
- a CDS encoding sensor histidine kinase — translation MDIKLKNRHRISIIIAVIVVLSAASVMVGLYPFFKNESARYEEPVYEQDSFLNHLVLGNYVLYLEQAQYEQGSVISPFQFYFPLAEEELRNSMNSQAAASEGETEIITGEDTITVAGEESLESPAQEDRNEYIKDLRQSCIQEYESWSRSFNGIRNYMDYQILDASGSVLADHAGGRSIGGSGEYKFKAVLRYDDLGRMETGAVSGDNTVSLLNTLGTLGNKDPMSDHYWDQYRYETDLKLKNPRNVTFAYGMRAQQIAAYEEDRETVWSAYNYSGSVSRIFLGLICAVAIAAFFFSCFDPDFPEYSRILRTPFEIVAGVGCAAVLFGTGLTNLVAITNRGDLYDALMRANFLPLVAGIMIKLWNLMWWSIPFAIVYWAVLCVRDVIHIGLKRYLYERTLCGWFWQWMKNTCRRIYLFVGNINLQERSDRTIFRIVGVNFIILSVLCSLWFFGIGALILYSIILFIVMRKYYKDLSDKYQILLRATNQIAEGNLEVAIEEDLSVFEPFKKEIQKIQSGFKVAVGEEVKSQKLKTDLISNMSHDLKTPLTAIITYVNLLRDDHVTPEQRKAYIDILEQKSMRLKALIEDLFEISKANSNNVTLNLEDVDIVSLLKEVSLELSDKIEESTIDFRWNLPDEKIVLPLDSQKTYRIFDNLLTNIIKYAMPHTRAYIDMKKEGGYVVTTLKNVSAAELTFNPDEITERFVRGDQARNTEGSGLGMAIAKSFVELQNGRLQIEVEADLFRVIIRWPISQD, via the coding sequence TTGGATATAAAATTGAAAAACAGGCATAGGATCAGCATAATTATTGCGGTGATCGTAGTTTTATCGGCTGCATCTGTCATGGTGGGGCTTTATCCGTTTTTTAAAAATGAATCAGCCAGATATGAGGAGCCTGTTTATGAACAGGATTCGTTCCTTAACCATCTGGTTCTGGGCAATTATGTGCTTTATCTGGAGCAGGCCCAATATGAACAGGGCAGTGTTATTTCTCCCTTTCAGTTTTATTTCCCTCTGGCAGAGGAAGAATTAAGGAACAGCATGAACAGTCAGGCGGCAGCTTCGGAAGGAGAAACGGAGATCATAACAGGAGAGGATACCATTACTGTTGCCGGGGAAGAATCCCTTGAATCGCCTGCCCAGGAGGATCGCAATGAGTATATAAAGGATCTTCGCCAAAGCTGTATCCAGGAATACGAATCCTGGAGCCGGAGTTTTAACGGTATAAGAAATTACATGGACTATCAGATCCTTGATGCAAGCGGCAGCGTTTTGGCAGACCATGCGGGAGGCCGATCCATTGGAGGAAGCGGTGAATATAAGTTCAAGGCTGTGCTTCGTTATGATGACCTTGGGCGGATGGAAACCGGGGCTGTAAGCGGAGATAATACGGTCAGTCTCTTAAATACCCTGGGAACCTTAGGGAATAAGGACCCCATGAGTGATCACTATTGGGACCAGTATCGGTACGAGACGGATTTAAAGCTGAAAAACCCGAGAAATGTTACCTTTGCTTATGGAATGAGGGCCCAGCAGATTGCTGCATATGAAGAGGATAGAGAAACCGTCTGGAGCGCCTATAATTATTCGGGCAGCGTTTCCAGGATCTTTCTGGGCCTGATCTGCGCCGTAGCGATTGCAGCCTTTTTCTTTTCCTGTTTTGACCCGGATTTTCCGGAGTACAGCAGGATTTTACGAACGCCTTTTGAGATCGTCGCAGGAGTCGGCTGCGCCGCCGTATTATTCGGAACAGGACTTACAAATCTTGTGGCAATAACGAACCGGGGTGATTTGTACGACGCTCTTATGCGAGCCAATTTCCTGCCTCTGGTGGCTGGGATCATGATAAAGCTTTGGAATTTAATGTGGTGGTCCATCCCCTTTGCAATCGTTTACTGGGCGGTTTTATGTGTGCGTGACGTCATACACATCGGACTGAAGCGTTACCTTTACGAACGGACCTTGTGCGGCTGGTTTTGGCAATGGATGAAAAATACTTGCCGTAGAATTTATTTGTTTGTAGGGAATATCAACCTGCAGGAACGTTCGGACCGGACTATTTTCCGGATTGTGGGTGTGAACTTTATTATTCTCTCTGTTCTTTGCAGTCTGTGGTTTTTTGGAATTGGCGCTTTGATCCTCTATTCGATTATTTTGTTTATTGTGATGAGGAAATATTATAAGGATTTAAGTGACAAATATCAGATTCTTTTAAGGGCGACAAACCAGATTGCTGAGGGGAATTTAGAGGTTGCCATAGAAGAAGACCTAAGCGTATTTGAGCCTTTTAAGAAGGAGATACAGAAGATACAAAGCGGGTTTAAGGTTGCTGTGGGGGAAGAGGTGAAAAGCCAGAAGCTTAAGACTGATTTGATCAGCAATATGTCACATGATCTGAAAACGCCTTTGACGGCTATTATTACTTATGTAAACTTGCTGCGGGATGATCATGTGACGCCGGAGCAGAGGAAGGCTTATATTGACATACTGGAACAGAAGTCGATGCGTTTGAAAGCGCTTATTGAGGACTTGTTTGAAATCAGTAAGGCGAACAGTAATAATGTAACGCTGAATTTAGAGGATGTGGATATTGTCAGTCTGTTAAAGGAGGTGAGCCTGGAACTTAGTGATAAAATTGAGGAATCTACCATTGATTTCAGGTGGAACCTGCCGGATGAAAAGATTGTTTTGCCTTTGGATAGCCAGAAGACTTATCGGATATTTGATAATTTATTAACGAATATTATAAAATATGCAATGCCTCATACCCGGGCTTATATCGATATGAAGAAGGAAGGAGGTTATGTGGTCACTACACTAAAGAATGTTTCGGCTGCAGAGCTTACTTTTAATCCGGATGAAATAACCGAACGGTTTGTCAGGGGAGACCAGGCAAGGAATACGGAGGGCTCTGGTCTTGGAATGGCGATTGCGAAAAGCTTTGTGGAGCTGCAAAACGGCAGGCTTCAAATTGAAGTGGAGGCAGATTTATTCCGGGTGATTATACGGTGGCCGATTTCTCAGGATTAG
- a CDS encoding response regulator transcription factor: MEANHILLVEDDKEIREGIEIYLRSQGYEVFQAADGVEGLKVLEREEIHLAIVDVMMPRMDGITMTVKLRETHDFPVIILSAKSEEVDKIMGLNIGADDYVSKPFTPMELLARVNSQLRRYKKYMDMLEAKEQREKSNVYSIGGLELNEDTVEVTVDEKPAKLTPIEFKILALLMKNPGRVFSAEEIYERVWNERAINTDTIMVHVRKIREKIEINPKEPKYLKVVWGVGYKIEKQA; this comes from the coding sequence ATGGAAGCAAACCACATCTTATTGGTAGAGGATGATAAAGAGATCAGAGAGGGAATTGAGATATATTTAAGGAGCCAGGGATACGAGGTGTTCCAGGCGGCAGACGGTGTGGAAGGTCTTAAGGTGTTGGAGCGGGAAGAGATTCATCTGGCGATTGTGGATGTGATGATGCCCAGAATGGATGGCATTACTATGACCGTAAAATTAAGAGAGACCCATGATTTCCCTGTGATCATCTTATCGGCAAAGTCTGAGGAAGTGGATAAAATCATGGGGCTTAATATCGGCGCCGATGATTATGTTTCAAAGCCGTTTACCCCCATGGAACTGTTAGCAAGGGTGAATTCCCAGCTCCGGCGTTATAAAAAATATATGGATATGCTGGAAGCAAAGGAGCAGAGGGAGAAAAGCAATGTTTATTCCATCGGTGGGCTGGAGCTTAATGAGGATACGGTGGAAGTGACTGTTGACGAAAAACCGGCGAAACTGACTCCCATTGAATTTAAGATACTGGCTCTTCTTATGAAAAATCCGGGAAGAGTTTTCTCCGCAGAAGAGATTTATGAACGGGTCTGGAATGAACGGGCCATCAACACGGATACAATCATGGTTCATGTAAGGAAAATCAGGGAAAAGATCGAGATCAACCCGAAGGAGCCGAAATATTTGAAGGTGGTGTGGGGCGTTGGATATAAAATTGAAAAACAGGCATAG
- a CDS encoding 3'-5' exoribonuclease YhaM family protein, which translates to MRYVETFREGIHVSDVYLCKNKQIALTKSGKEYGNLILQDKTGTVDAKIWDLGSPGIGNFETLDYVYIDADVTVFQNSNQLNIKRIRKADEGEFVPGDYLPVSSKNIGLMYEEFLGFIRTIKNPHLRKLSESFFVEDAAFAKAFQFHSAAKSVHHGFVGGLLEHTLSVVKLCDYYAGYYPYINRDLLLTAAMFHDIGKTRELSTFPENDYTDDGQLLGHIIIGTEMVGERIRSMESFPEKTASELKHCILAHHGELEYGSPKKPALIEALALNFADNTDAKMETMIEVLKGAGDNNGWLGYNRLMESNLRKTSE; encoded by the coding sequence ATGAGGTATGTAGAAACATTCCGTGAGGGAATTCATGTATCAGATGTGTATTTATGCAAAAATAAGCAGATTGCCCTTACGAAGTCAGGAAAAGAATATGGAAACCTGATTCTTCAGGATAAGACCGGAACAGTAGATGCCAAGATCTGGGACCTGGGCTCTCCGGGAATCGGGAACTTTGAAACTCTGGATTATGTATACATAGATGCAGATGTGACCGTTTTCCAGAATTCCAACCAGTTGAATATCAAGCGTATCCGGAAAGCGGATGAGGGAGAATTTGTTCCGGGTGATTATCTTCCGGTTTCCTCTAAGAATATCGGACTTATGTACGAGGAGTTTCTGGGCTTTATCCGGACAATTAAGAATCCTCATTTAAGAAAGCTCTCGGAAAGCTTTTTTGTAGAGGATGCAGCTTTTGCCAAGGCATTTCAGTTCCACTCTGCGGCAAAAAGTGTTCACCACGGCTTTGTGGGAGGGCTTTTGGAGCATACCTTAAGTGTTGTGAAGCTGTGTGATTATTACGCCGGCTACTATCCGTACATTAACCGGGATTTGCTTTTAACCGCAGCCATGTTTCATGACATCGGAAAAACCAGGGAACTTTCCACATTCCCGGAAAACGACTATACCGATGACGGGCAGCTTTTGGGCCACATCATCATTGGAACGGAAATGGTGGGAGAGAGAATCCGGTCGATGGAAAGCTTTCCGGAAAAGACGGCTTCTGAACTGAAGCACTGCATTCTGGCCCATCACGGGGAGCTGGAATATGGTTCTCCAAAGAAACCGGCTTTAATCGAGGCGCTGGCGTTAAATTTTGCAGATAATACGGATGCCAAGATGGAGACAATGATCGAGGTGTTAAAGGGTGCAGGAGATAATAACGGATGGCTGGGATATAACCGGTTGATGGAAAGCAATTTACGGAAGACATCCGAATAA
- a CDS encoding S1C family serine protease, translated as MPENNGPDDRKTEPRQFINEKIVRQPMSKRDMLKRALGLFATAVIFGIIAAVTFAVSRPVAERFFAKGSTSESVPVTIPKDDPETVPSEAETGSVAETEPIEDILKSAMEKYPFSVDDLNTLYGSLRTLVQKADKGIVTVHSVKTQTDWFNNPVENSSLFSGVVIASANQELLVLTPDGAVEDAEAIRVAFSDGTEVQGTIKQTDKLSGMAIVSVSTADLGRALLEEIKAIELGNSYSVKQGDLVLAIGGPAGMVHSTGYGFISYITKNVQITDGMTRILYSDVKGNAGTGTFLMNTSGQIIGWVTDEHKNDSNKDMTAAMAISDYKSILGKMSNGVAYPYFGIKGQEVSAVMNSNGMPLGVYVVDVNADSPAYNAGIQCGDIIRSMGKETIVTMKDFQSVLENSNPGDVIPVSVSRYGREEYKEIQYQVTIGAR; from the coding sequence ATGCCGGAAAATAACGGGCCAGATGATAGAAAGACGGAGCCTCGTCAGTTTATCAATGAAAAGATAGTGAGACAGCCCATGTCAAAAAGGGATATGTTAAAAAGGGCCTTGGGCCTTTTTGCAACTGCGGTTATTTTCGGAATTATTGCAGCTGTTACATTTGCCGTATCCCGACCTGTAGCTGAGCGATTTTTTGCTAAGGGGTCCACCAGTGAAAGTGTTCCTGTGACCATACCAAAGGATGATCCTGAAACTGTGCCTTCTGAGGCTGAGACCGGATCTGTAGCTGAGACAGAACCGATTGAGGATATTTTAAAATCTGCTATGGAGAAATATCCATTTTCAGTGGATGATTTAAATACTCTTTATGGAAGCCTAAGGACTCTTGTTCAAAAAGCGGACAAGGGAATCGTAACGGTCCATTCTGTAAAAACACAGACAGACTGGTTTAATAACCCTGTGGAAAACTCCAGCCTTTTTTCCGGAGTGGTTATTGCTTCTGCAAATCAGGAGCTCCTGGTGCTGACACCGGATGGAGCGGTGGAGGATGCGGAGGCGATTCGTGTGGCATTTTCAGACGGGACGGAAGTCCAGGGAACCATTAAGCAGACCGATAAGCTTTCCGGAATGGCCATCGTAAGTGTTTCCACGGCCGATCTTGGAAGGGCTTTGTTAGAGGAGATTAAGGCTATTGAGCTGGGAAATTCCTATTCCGTGAAGCAGGGTGATCTGGTTTTGGCCATTGGCGGCCCTGCCGGCATGGTCCATTCCACTGGATACGGATTTATATCGTATATAACGAAAAATGTACAAATTACCGATGGCATGACACGCATCCTGTATTCCGATGTGAAGGGAAATGCCGGGACTGGCACGTTCCTTATGAACACGTCGGGGCAGATCATCGGCTGGGTAACGGATGAACATAAGAATGACAGCAATAAGGATATGACAGCGGCTATGGCCATATCCGATTATAAGAGCATTCTGGGTAAAATGAGCAATGGGGTGGCATACCCATACTTTGGGATCAAAGGACAGGAAGTAAGTGCTGTCATGAATAGCAACGGTATGCCTCTTGGGGTATATGTGGTTGATGTGAATGCAGACAGCCCTGCCTATAATGCCGGGATCCAGTGCGGCGATATCATAAGGTCCATGGGAAAGGAAACCATTGTTACCATGAAGGACTTTCAGTCAGTGCTCGAAAACTCCAATCCAGGAGATGTGATTCCTGTGAGTGTTTCCCGCTATGGAAGGGAAGAATATAAAGAGATACAGTATCAGGTAACCATTGGAGCCAGGTAA